The window TACCACTGGGAACTGAGCGGCAAAGGGTTGTAGCCCGGCATGCCATCACAGAGTGCGGAAAGGCCCTCGCAGATGGCCCGTAGAAAGATCACGCTTTGACAAATGTTGATCGAAAGTACCAAGAAAGATTGATTTTCGATCATTCCTGGTGAATTATGTCACAGAAGGTTGGTGCTGCCAGAGCGCCAACCCAGACTGTCTGACTGAACGGCTATCCCGCCGCAACAGTCCTGACACTACGAGTCACTGGAGGGTTTAGAAATGAACGTTCAGCACCAGTCCGTCGGCCGCCGTGGATTCCTGCGCGGAGCACTCGCAGCAGCCGTGCTCGTGCCCATGGGGGGAACCATCGCTTCCTGTGCCGCAGGCGGAGGCACCACCACCACCGGCCCCACAGGCACAGTATCGGACACCAACCCGTTCGGCATGGCTGACAAGGCCGCTCTCGACGCCGTGATCTTCAAGGGCGGTTACGGCATCGATTACGTCGAGTTCGCCGGCAAGATCTTCGAAAAGACGCATGAGGGCTCCACTGCAAAGATTTCTCCGTCCACGGATATTGCGCAGGAACTTCAGCCGCGCTTCGTCGGTGGCAACCCGCCGGACCTGATCGATAACTCCGGCGCGAAGGCCATCGGCTTCAGCACCATCCTTGCCCAGCTTGAAGACCTCACCAGCGTTGTAGAGGCCAAGAACCTTGAGGGCAAGGTCATCAAGGACACCCTGTACACCGGCGTACTGGCTCCAGGTACCTTCGACGGCAAGCTCGCCGCCTTGAACTACGTGCTGACTGTATTTGCCATGTGGTACTCGGATTCCCTCCTCAAGGAAAACGGCTGGACGCTGCCGAAGACCTGGGATGAGATGTACAGCCTGGGCGAGCAGGCCAAGGCCAAGGGCAAGTACCTGTTCGTATGGGGCAAGGAAGCTGCCACGTACTACCAGGAGATGGCCATCGCCTCCGCCATCAAGGAAGGTGGCGACGAAGTCCGCATCGGCCTGGAGAACCTCACGGCTGATTCGTGGTCCCACCCGGCCATCCAGTCGGTCTTCACTGCGCTGGACAAGATCGTGAAGGCCGGCTTCATGAAGCCCGGTGGCTCCGGCACCCAGTTCACGGCAGCTCAGGCACAGTGGACCAACGCCCAGGAGGCCGTGTTCTACCCGTCCGGTTCCTGGATCGAGAACGAAATGAAGGATCAGACAAAGGCAGGCTTCAACATGATGGGTGCCCCGGTACCCACTGCCAGCGCCAGCCCGAAGTTGCCGTACACCTCGCTCCACAGCGCGGCAGGCGAACCGTTCATTGTTCCGTCACAGGGCAAGAACGCAGCCGGTGGCAAGGAACTGCTCCGCATCATGCTCTCCAAGGAAGCTGCAACCAACTTCGCCAAGACCAAGCTGGCACCCACCATCGTCAAGGACACAGTCCCGGCCGACGGTTTCGGTTCCACGGCATTGGTGTCGCAGACCAAGTTGCTGGCTGACGCCGGTGAGGACATCTTCACCTGGAACTTCATTGACCTCTACGGAACCAACAAGGACCAGCTGGTTGTCTGGAACACCTTCCTGGACGGCAAGTCCGACGTCGCAACCCTCACCTCCGCACTGCAGAACATCTCGGACAAGGTCCGCAACGACAGCTCGGTCAAGAAGATCGAAGTGAAGTGACCTCAGTGAAAACTCAGCAGAGCCGGAACGACGACGGCCTGGCCGCCGTCGTTCCGGCGAAAGCCCCACCGCAAGTGATAAGGCGGCGGCGTAAGCCATTGACATGGGACAAGGTCAGTTTCTTTGCGGTGTTCCTCGGGCTGCCGTTGGCGATCTACCTGTTGTTCGTTATTTGGCCCTTTATCCAGGCCTTCGGATATTCGCTGACGGACTGGTCCGGTTTCTCTCCCAACCAGAACTTCATCGGCCTCGAAAACTACGTGAAGATCTTTACCGACGACATCTTCATGAAGGCCATGGGGAACAACATCCTCCTGGTCATCTTCCTCCCCATCATCACCATCATCCTGAGCCTGGTGCTTGCCTCGCTGGTGACCGTAGGCGGGAGCAGCAAAGGCCAGATCAAGGGCTTGCGCAACTCCAGCTTCTACCGCGTGGTTTCGTTCTTCCCGTACACCATCCCCGCGGTGGCTATCGGTATCATGTGGGGACAGATCTACGATCCCTCTGGTGGTCTGCTCAACGGTATCCTGACCGGCCTCGGTCTGGACCAGTTCAAGGACTTCGCCTGGCTGGGTGACAAGAACACCGCCATGATCGCCACCATGTTCGTCATTGTGTGGGGCTTCGTTGGCTTCTACATGGTTCTCTTCGTTGCCGGCATCAAGGGCATTCCCGCCGAGCTTTTCGAAGCCGCCAGGATTGATGGCGCAGGTCGCTTCCGCACCGCGGTGTCCATCACCATTCCACTGATCCGCGACAACATCCAGACCGCCTACATCTACATGGGCATTCTGGCGTTGGATGCGTTCGTTTACATGGCGGCGCTGAACTCCGGCGGTGGTCCGGACAACTCGACGCTGGTCATGGCGCAGCAGTTGTTCTTCACGGCATTCAGCAAGGGCCAGTTCGGACTCGCAAGCGCAATGGGCGTTGTGCTGGCCATCGCAACGCTGATTTTCTCCGGCTTGGTGTTCGTGGTCAACCGGCTCACCGGCGGCGACAAGGATGTGAGTCTGTAATGACAACCAAAGTCTCAACCCCGGAAAGGAAGTCACTGCACTTCCAACCGCGGACGCCGGCAACCACACCGGGTGACAAAGTGGTGGGAGCGGTGTCCCACACCGCGCTGACCATCTGGACGCTCATCGTCATCCTTCCACTCCTGTGGACCTTCATGTCCTCTTTCAAGACGTCCAGCGAGATCTTCGCTTCGCCGTTCGCCTTGCCGGGTGAATGGAAGCTGGATAACTACATCAAGGCCTGGAGCGAAGCCGGCATCGGCAGCGCCTTCCTCAACTCGATCATCGTCGTCGCAGTGGCACTGGTGATCGTGATGGTCCTTGGTGCCATGTGTGCCTACGTCCTGGCCCGGTACACCTTCCCGGGAAGCCGGGCCATCTACTACCTGATGCTGGCCGGCCTGACATTCCCGATCTTCCTGGCCATGGTGCCGTTGTTCTTCGTCCTGAAGAACATGGGGCTCTTGAATACCTTGCCGGGACTCATCCTGGTGTACGTGGGCTTCGCGCTTCCGTTCACGGTGTTCTTCCTGTTCTCCTTCTTCAAGTCGCTGCCTCACGAAATCACTGAAGCAGCGGCGCTCGACGGGGCAGGGGAGTGGCGGACGTTCTTCCAGGTCATGCTGCCGATGGCCAAGCCGGGCCTCGCCTCGGTTGCCATTTTCAACTTCCTGGGCCTCTGGAACCAGTTCCTGATTCCGGTGTCCATCAACGCTGCCGGTCCGCGTGTCCTTTCCCAGGAACTCGCTGCCTTCGCCGGCCAGATGGGCTACGCCGTGGACTACGGCGCGCTGTTCGCAGCAGTCAGCGTCACCGTCATTCCGGTACTCATTGTGTACATCATCTTCCAGCGCCAGCTGCAGGGCTCCGTCTCGCAAGGCACCTCGAAGTAGTACAACCACGCTAAAACAGCGTTCGACGGCGGTCGTCACCTAAAGGGGTGGCGGCCGCCGTCGGGTTTTTGTACAGCTCCCGCCCTTTAGAAGGCCAGTTAAGGGCATTTCCTGTACAAAAACTCTGTCAGGATGGAAGGGATTCTGTAGTGCAACGAAAGGCAGAGGCCCGTGATCTTTATTGTGGTCAAGTTCAACGTCAAGCCCGATTGGTCCGAGCGCTGGCTGGATCTGGTGGCCGACTTCACCAAGGCGACCCGCGAAGAGCCCGGCAACCTGTGGTTCGACTGGTCCCGCAGTGTGGACAACCCCAACGAATTCGTCCTCGTGGAAGCCTTCCAGGACGATGCCGCTGAGGCCCACGTCAACAGCGAACACTTCAAGAAAGCCATGGCAGACATGCCGCAGGCACTCGTGGAGACCCCGCACATCATCAGCCGCCAGTTCGAAGGCAGCGGATGGGACCGCATGGGTGAACTGACTATCGCTTAGCTAGTCCTCGCTGTGCAGCTCCCGCTGCCGGGCGCTTAGCAGCTCAAACTCGGGCCGGGCAGCCACGAACCGTTCAATGGCGTCGAGCACTTGCTGAAGATGCGCGTGGTCCGGGGCCACCAGCGCAGCCCCAATCAATGAGCGCCGATGCTGCTCCTGCAGCCCTGTTTCGGCGGCAGAAACATCGAAGCGCCGCTTCAACTCGGCCACCAGGGGCCGAACCAGCGAGCGCTTCTCCTTGAGGCTATGGACGTCGCCCAAAAGGACGTCGAACTCAATCCAACCGATCCACATGGTTCATTATCACCGCAGGTCAGCGGCCCGGGAACAGCGTCTTGATGAAATCTTGATCAAACCCAGCAACACTCCTTGAGTTCCGTTCGGCAGTGTCTATGAGGTTGGCCTAAAACGGCCGACGGACTCATTCGCTGCTAGTTACTCAGGACTGACATCGTGCCCCAAACCCCTGCCCGAACCCGCAACCGACCCCGTGCTGCGGGCATCATCCTCGCGTGCGCCGCAACCTTGGCGCTCAGTGCACTCGCTTCTCCGGTAGCCAACGCCGCGCCCCCTGAAGGTGGAGCTCTCCAAACGTCCTCCGGAATCTCGGCCCTGGCCGGCCAAGCTGAGCAGACATTGGTGGTGCCGGTGACCGCAGGCCTGGAACCCACGCGGATCAAAGGCAGCATCATGGTCACAGGGACTCCCGAAAGCGCAGGGAAGCCCGAAGGCACCGTGCGGGCGACGGTGAACGGCCGGGTAGTCCTCGAAACCACTGCAGCGGCCATCATTCCGCTCGACGCCGCAGTGAGCAGCGCCGACGTCACCATTGCTGATAGTGCCAGCCAGCAGCTGACCGTGGGGCTGCAGTTCGTCCCGGCAACACCAACCATGTGCGTGGTTTCCAATGCCACGGCCACCCTCAACAACGTGGTGGTGGATTTCAGCGGAACGGCCAAGGCTCCCACCACGGTAGGCGAGTTCTTCCCGGCGTCCGTGCCCGCCGTCGTGCTTCCCGTCCCCGCGGCGCCAAGTGCGGACGTTTCCGCTGCGATCATGACCGCCTCAGCCGCCATGTCCCACCGCTACCCGGCCGCTGCCGTCAGCGTGGTTCCGGACGCCGAACTAGAGGCGCGCGCTGCGACCCTCCCCGTAGGCAGCCGAATCCTCAGCGTTATCGCGGACCAAGGAGAAACCGGCACCCGGCTCGCCACCGCAGCCGGCCTTCCGCAACTCATCCTCAGCGGCCACGACGAACAACTCCGCACCGCAGCCCGCGCGCTCGCCAGCGACAAGACGGCGCTCGCCGTGACGTCCTCGGTGTCCGGGCTGACCTCGGCGCTGCCCGCTTCGCCCGGCTTGACGCAGAGCCTGAAAGACCTCGGCAGCACTACCCTCAAGCTCTCCGGCTATGGCACCCCGGAATCGTATGTGGGCGTCACCCAATCGCAGTTCGGCGGTCCGGTCTCCTCAGTGAAAGTCCAGCTCAAGGGCACGCACACGGCGGTCCCGGACA is drawn from Arthrobacter sp. 31Y and contains these coding sequences:
- a CDS encoding DUF503 domain-containing protein; translated protein: MWIGWIEFDVLLGDVHSLKEKRSLVRPLVAELKRRFDVSAAETGLQEQHRRSLIGAALVAPDHAHLQQVLDAIERFVAARPEFELLSARQRELHSED
- a CDS encoding carbohydrate ABC transporter permease encodes the protein MTSVKTQQSRNDDGLAAVVPAKAPPQVIRRRRKPLTWDKVSFFAVFLGLPLAIYLLFVIWPFIQAFGYSLTDWSGFSPNQNFIGLENYVKIFTDDIFMKAMGNNILLVIFLPIITIILSLVLASLVTVGGSSKGQIKGLRNSSFYRVVSFFPYTIPAVAIGIMWGQIYDPSGGLLNGILTGLGLDQFKDFAWLGDKNTAMIATMFVIVWGFVGFYMVLFVAGIKGIPAELFEAARIDGAGRFRTAVSITIPLIRDNIQTAYIYMGILALDAFVYMAALNSGGGPDNSTLVMAQQLFFTAFSKGQFGLASAMGVVLAIATLIFSGLVFVVNRLTGGDKDVSL
- a CDS encoding cellulose biosynthesis cyclic di-GMP-binding regulatory protein BcsB yields the protein MPQTPARTRNRPRAAGIILACAATLALSALASPVANAAPPEGGALQTSSGISALAGQAEQTLVVPVTAGLEPTRIKGSIMVTGTPESAGKPEGTVRATVNGRVVLETTAAAIIPLDAAVSSADVTIADSASQQLTVGLQFVPATPTMCVVSNATATLNNVVVDFSGTAKAPTTVGEFFPASVPAVVLPVPAAPSADVSAAIMTASAAMSHRYPAAAVSVVPDAELEARAATLPVGSRILSVIADQGETGTRLATAAGLPQLILSGHDEQLRTAARALASDKTALAVTSSVSGLTSALPASPGLTQSLKDLGSTTLKLSGYGTPESYVGVTQSQFGGPVSSVKVQLKGTHTAVPDNAQAQLSVFWNDYLLSSKNLDGGDTFTVDADVPAGQLQAKNGLRIRLAALPAGGDCTGPAGVMPMEVTLDTAGSTLTAVRGGSTKAGFARFPQSFGQSVPVAFGDDNTQANTVNAATLVASLQRDSASLLDPRVVGLDTLAGSSDSGLVVGATAEAANKLSAPLRLAEFRTISPDDVEYGVGDSAPFGVLEAFEQGGRDLLLLGAWAPENDMAAASTLQASLASHVGGVEGGWASLSRNLLVTQPSGAPVLLESNALVPQKAVTDDYRPYAWWIGGAVLVLALAFAVRTLLMRRRAKEARAYVDAEEKVSEPDSTGTPEPGHGN
- a CDS encoding carbohydrate ABC transporter permease, producing MTTKVSTPERKSLHFQPRTPATTPGDKVVGAVSHTALTIWTLIVILPLLWTFMSSFKTSSEIFASPFALPGEWKLDNYIKAWSEAGIGSAFLNSIIVVAVALVIVMVLGAMCAYVLARYTFPGSRAIYYLMLAGLTFPIFLAMVPLFFVLKNMGLLNTLPGLILVYVGFALPFTVFFLFSFFKSLPHEITEAAALDGAGEWRTFFQVMLPMAKPGLASVAIFNFLGLWNQFLIPVSINAAGPRVLSQELAAFAGQMGYAVDYGALFAAVSVTVIPVLIVYIIFQRQLQGSVSQGTSK
- the ngcE gene encoding N-acetylglucosamine/diacetylchitobiose ABC transporter substrate-binding protein → MNVQHQSVGRRGFLRGALAAAVLVPMGGTIASCAAGGGTTTTGPTGTVSDTNPFGMADKAALDAVIFKGGYGIDYVEFAGKIFEKTHEGSTAKISPSTDIAQELQPRFVGGNPPDLIDNSGAKAIGFSTILAQLEDLTSVVEAKNLEGKVIKDTLYTGVLAPGTFDGKLAALNYVLTVFAMWYSDSLLKENGWTLPKTWDEMYSLGEQAKAKGKYLFVWGKEAATYYQEMAIASAIKEGGDEVRIGLENLTADSWSHPAIQSVFTALDKIVKAGFMKPGGSGTQFTAAQAQWTNAQEAVFYPSGSWIENEMKDQTKAGFNMMGAPVPTASASPKLPYTSLHSAAGEPFIVPSQGKNAAGGKELLRIMLSKEAATNFAKTKLAPTIVKDTVPADGFGSTALVSQTKLLADAGEDIFTWNFIDLYGTNKDQLVVWNTFLDGKSDVATLTSALQNISDKVRNDSSVKKIEVK
- a CDS encoding putative quinol monooxygenase; translation: MIFIVVKFNVKPDWSERWLDLVADFTKATREEPGNLWFDWSRSVDNPNEFVLVEAFQDDAAEAHVNSEHFKKAMADMPQALVETPHIISRQFEGSGWDRMGELTIA